From Fusarium oxysporum f. sp. lycopersici 4287 chromosome 10, whole genome shotgun sequence, the proteins below share one genomic window:
- a CDS encoding hypothetical protein (At least one base has a quality score < 10), producing MESMIVGDASLVCWGSFADAVSVMTYLGVHAEKLTGPYKPSLSSEHKRRLFGRVYNLDKAIVAFTGRPPLLNPRFCSTPPPLDLSDEDLLAGGAVLEKAVSELDSRGWSLRGGVYPSSICRAGYLMAVILNEIIDISLGSGSIATVETIRNLKQRQLNVIAELPKCLVYDPDDPADLPLPRGEIRPYDKDLSDPPVETNVVSLRIFIRLTHLQNMFLLERLLLQYGCPDEGDVLLVSYEMITLTLMFWMHKDRFRDIRRDMEWLLMAFAVPGGGILCLELLSPTFQGKHPKDSRLSRSSIVQQLSLLVGFLDWVHPSAPNGDLCASCKTIIQRVLDYHLNNIDPMSDLGSLDQFSSGLAGRLNFRFELLNTFDWLNAG from the exons ATGGAGTCGATGATTGTCGGGGATGCCA GTTTGGTTTGCTGGGGTTCTTTTGCGGATGCCGTTTCCGTCATGACTTATCTTGGAGTTCACGCCGAGAAGCTCACTGGGCCTTACAAACCATCGCTGAGTTCAGAACACAAACGGCGTCTTTTTGGTCGAGTTTATAACCTTGACAAAGCCATCGTTGCTTTCACTGGAAGGCCGCCGCTGCTTAATCCGCGCTTTTGCTCgacaccaccaccactggATTTGAGTGACGAGGATCTTCTTGCTGGAGGTGCTGTGCTCGAGAAGGCCGTGTCTGAGCTTGATAGTCGTGGCTGGAGCTTGAGAGGTGGTGTTTATCCTTCGAGTATCTGTCGAGCTGGCTACTTGATGGCTGTGATACTGAACGAAATTATTGACATCAGTCTTGGTTCTGGCTCCATTGCGACTGTTGAGACTATCAG AAATCTGAAGCAACGGCAGTTAAATGTCATTGCCGAACTTCCCAAGTGCCTGGTCTATGATCCCGACGACCCCGCAGACCTTCCACTTCCGCGGGGAGAAATTAGACCCTATGATAAGGACCTTTCTGACCCTCCAGTTGAGACAAATGTCGTGTCTTTAAGGATATTCATCCGGTTGACACACCTACAGAACATGTTCTTGCTGGAAAGGCTACTCCTTCAATACGGATGTCCGGATGAAGGGGATGTTCTTTTGGTTTCGTATGAGATGATCACGCTTACTCTAATGTTCTGGATGCACAAGGATCGGTTCCGTGATATTCGACGAGATATGGAGTGGCTG CTTATGGCCTTTGCAGTACCGGGTGGTGGCATTCTCTGCCTGGAACTCCTCAGTCCCACGTTTCAGGGCAAACATCCCAAGGACAGTCGCCTCAGCCGATCAAGCATTGTCCAGCAACTAAGCTTGCTTGTTGGTTTCCTGGACTGGGTTCACCCATCAGCGCCCAACGGCGATCTCTGCGCAAGTTGCAAGACTATTATTCAGCGCGTGTTGGATTATCATCTCAATAATATAGATCCGATGAGTGATC